The following DNA comes from Erigeron canadensis isolate Cc75 chromosome 3, C_canadensis_v1, whole genome shotgun sequence.
TTAACTTAAaggtaaaaatgaaaaaagaggAGAAATGAAGTTTTCCTTCCTAACTATTTCAAAATAAAGCAAAAACAACTACATTTTATCTTCTTATCCTCTCTACCCACTTCctttttacacttaaaaaaaatcttaagaataTATTTTATCCTATTAACTCATTTTCTTTCCACAATTAATAAAATCTCAAGAATAAGTTTTATGATTTTCCCTCGTCTCTCGTTTTCTTTCCACTctcaaaaataaactaaacaatagGCATGGCACCCGTAGTTGATAATAATGAACCTCTTATCTGCCTCGTACCCTTGGATGATTTGTTACCAATGAAGTTAcggtattttttctttttgaacgaCTAACTAAAATAATGTTGGATATTTCGTATGCGCCCCCCCAATGATTAAAGGCACGCGCAATCTGGCCACTATTCTCTAGACGCATGCCCCCCAGACCACTTAACTTCGCAATAAAACCCACTAACTCAAACGCGCGTAAACACgacaacaaattaataataaaatcttgTGTTACTTCAGATTTAAACCTAGATCACCCCAAGCCTAGTTTATACCCATTGGATACATCCAAAAGTTTTAATCTTATGtcaaatttattataaaaatctaaaatcttttatataaataaaagagaattgtttttgcaagttatttttagaaaaattccAATGTgtcaatttaatattttttcttaagTTGCCTTATAAAAAGCATGACATCATatgatgttttgttttttgtttttattttttagtatttcatttttcttttttctcatttCTTTGTTAATTTTAAATTCTTTTGTTTATTGCTCGAAACATATTGATGAAACATATtgatcttaaattttttttttgtttcatttttattctcatttctttgttaatattaaatttttttttattgctcGAAATATATTGATGAAACTCTTTTTAATGTGTATATGATATTTTCATATAACTATTTTTcctcaaaatataaaaaaaaaatatagttagtTTTATAGAGGTGGCAACGacaacccatttacatattaTTAGATCTATTCGGTTTACACACGTATCAAGTAATTATTAACAAAAGTTTATTTAAATACCCAGATCGAACCCAGGTTCATTAGctagtttaaataaaaatttagtcTTCGTTACATTCACAtaacatttataaaataaacccAAACTCATTTCCAAGACACTAAAATAATTCACATAATTAaacaatattaaatattgtaaataaaacattaaaagtataaaaaaaaaaattagtggtcAAAAAGACTCGCCTACTTTCACCCTACTAAGTACTAATCGAATAAGAACTTAAGATTAGTAACCAAGACCACTTCCGTCATGTTAAACAATCGGCTAAAAAGTAATGCGAACATATTACTACCCGTAACATAATTCTGTAGATCTATATTTCATTTGGCCTTAATAGCAATTTCATTGACCAACAAAAGATTACTACGGCGTTAACCCCAGATGCCGCCCCTTGGAAGGGCAAAATAGTCACAACAGGAAACATAAATATTTCTTCCCCTGCAAAACACCATCCACACACACTCTTTTCATCTCCTTCCTTTGtttatatctctctctctctcttcttctaattctacttcaaaaaaaaaataaaaaggccTCAGATTTTTCTCTTTCCCCCCTTTCAATTTCCATCTTATTTTATCAATCAAATCCTCTTGATatagtttttttcattttatcaatCTCGCATCAAACATTTATATTTGTTCCTAATAATTCTTATACTCTAATTCCATGATTCAAATCACAAGCCTTTTTATGATTCAGAGCTTTTGATCTATCACACTTCTTAGATAGAGTCtagatatctatatctatacacacacacacacatatatatatagatacacatacacatagaCTGGAAGAAAATGGCGTCACCAGTACCTGCAAAATCACAGCCGCTACACAACTTCTCATTACCGCATCTGAAATGGAAGAACCACCGGAGCAGCCGAAGCAGACTCGCCGTAGAAAGTTCTTCATCACCATCGCCGCCACATAGATCTCCGTCTTATGTTCAACGGCGGCCGTCACCTCTGCACCGCCAATCTCAATCGGAATCAGAATCTGAACCTCCGCTTGAAAAAACTCTCACTACTGACAAAACGAAACgatcaaacaacaacaacaataagaTCTGTATTCGATTCCGTAATAGCGACGTTGCGCCGGAAGTAAACCAAAACGACGCCGCCGCGTCGTTAGCGACGGAAGAAGATGCCGAATTATTACCGAAAACGTGGAATCTGAGACCTAGAAGACCGCCGCCGGTGAATCAAAAGCAATCTAATATtaatagtagtaataataagaTCGGTTCATTGCCATTGCCGGAAAACagaattatttataataaaaatgttaataataaagaaggatcagaaatgaaaaataatgatcaGGGCAATGCTGTGATGTGTAAAAAGGTTAAGTTTTCAATTACGCTTTCGCGTGATGAGATCGAAGAAGATATATATTCGTTAACTGGTTCGAAACCTGCCAGGAGGCCGAAAAAGAGACCGAGGACTCTCCAGAGACAACTTGATGTATGATTTTCAGTTAGTTAACTGCAGAAGTTAGAATATATAGTAGTGATTCTagattttatttgtttactGTAATTACCGGAATCTGGATTTGATCGCATAGTTAGTAATTAATCTGTATGTTTATTTCTGCAGACACTGTTTCCTGGTTTATGGCTGGGATCGATAACAGCCGATACATACAAAGTATCTGAAGCTCTTCCTACAAAGgtatcatcaatatatatattttttaccgTACATcatcaaatatgttttttttttaagtgttgtacGTATTTAACAATAATATACAACATATTTGGTAGTTTACAATTGGTTTACGGATCAACTCCCTTAACTTTCCAATTTTTATGAAGAATTGGTAATGATTTAGTTTCGATGATGCAGCAGTAGCAGGGATATAAACGGAACGGAAAGTTTTGATCTTGGATTGGTTTTTGGTACAAGATGAAAGGGTCCGTCCACCGGGGGGCTGGCGGCGCTGACGTCTTTAGCTTTTCGTGCAAGGTATTATGGGAGAACCTTTAACTTGTATAGATGTGAGAAGTTAATTAAGTAAGAGGGAGAATAATTCATCTTTCTTGTTTATGGTTCTcgtttatttatcttttttttcatGACCCATAAAATGAATTCACGAAACAATTTTTGTTTGTCGTCAagtgttttttcttttgttataataataataaatgaatgtacataaaaaaaaaaatatatatatatatatatatatatatatatatatgtatttgaattttgaagcttGATTAGATTTTTGTTGTTGATCTTCCCTtcacttgtttttcttcatcttaCGGTATGAATGTTTTAATTCTTTAATGACGTGTGTGGGATTGTTTATATGAAAATGCTTATATgcctttttttcttaaattatatattaagaaatgatacatgttataaaatttatatgtttaaacatgttttaaaaaatgaaaatacataataagatatatattgtACTATCTTTTGATAGTTACTCCGTATATATTAAAGgtgaatatataaaaagataaattttacCATCTGTTGTTCTCAGGCATGATTAATTAtagatttatcattattttcgCATAAAGAAAATGCAACTCCTTTTAAAATAAGACACTTGACAATTGACACAAATCTTTCGAGGTGTCCATTGGGTATTGTAGAAAGTTAGAATTTACCCACTATTCATGAAATGTTGAAAAAATAAGAgtaatacaaaagaaaaataataaagtgaAAGAGAATGATAATGGTGGAGAAAAATCGAAAATGGTTGTTTAGATGATCTTCCTCTTATATATGGTTACCCACTTGACATCAAAATCTTCTACCCGTAATGTTCTTATTATATTTGGATCGAGGTTTCTAGACCTTCAATAAAAAAAGGTATTTGAGAAAGTGGTTGGTTTGATACTTTGATTTGGTCTCAACCTTAACAACGTTTCCGAATAGTCCCAATCGGTTCCTGTTTCCTCTCGAATATAACAATATCTTGTGATTTTAAAGttctaaaaatcaaatcaaactttATCTTTTTTGTAGCAACTCACAatggtatatttatataatataactaaaagagtaggttgagggtacacttggcactcttaatttttttctttagcttAATACTTCCTCctcattaatcctctatttttttttaatatttatttaataaaaaatggcaaccttaaataaaaaaaatcttataagccaacacatgttaaccatcatatACGACTCTTTGTTGTGCattgtttcggagtggaacaacccaaagaaaatcaaaatgtattttttaaattatatactctggactttttgtttctctttttaattaactaaataatttagctttcgtattgattaagttgtgatattggtcatacattttttgtttctctttttatttaattatagttgaaaaaaaaaggtaaaccgaaatcaatatttatataaagttaattttcatatgtttcttcttcaGATTTCGTTTCAAGTtctgatattggtcatacacttttacATGTCCAATGGACgcgtatataatataacaaaaatttaGCATGTCAAACACCACATTGAAACCTCATTTAACTTACCTTTTTAATTTAACAATCACGTTAAAAATTACATTGCGCAAGACTCTAAAAAAACTCATCATTTTAACACTTTTGCCCACGTATCCATGCCGCAACATAAGGTACAACATATGTAACTTTACGTGGTTTTTGGTTCCACTTTGGCCACATCAGCTTTTATTATGCTTACATTTAATGAAATATGTCACCCGTATATTGTCCCGAAAAACATTACGTTTGTtaacttataaaattaaaaggatttttcAAACGTTTATTGTATGCAATAATTATAACATGTTTTCAAGATCATTTTATACATCATTTAAATGTCATGGAGATTACAAATTGttaataatttgttatttaattgTAGCGGTCATGCAACATAAAAGTGGAAGAAATCGGttacaaaatccaaaaatttatatcgacatatatatgtaagttcATCGGTAGAAGATGTtcgttatttaaaaaaaaatgaaaatgaatacataacccaaaaaataatagataaaaaaaggaaaataaaataaaaaaaagattaaaataaaaataaaaaaaaaaccaaaaaaaaaacgttgGCGCGAAATGTAATTCACACAACATTTCGTTGCGGGTCAGATATATTGTAAGTATACTTTATTAGTTATAAGTAATGTTTAATGATAGTTATAAAAGTATAACATAAGATAGTCTCTTAATTTAAAAACTCCAATAGCATTTAACGACTGTCAAGACATGTTAGAGAAAATGATCTAACTCCCTGTTAAAAAAATGACCTGATTTTAAGTAGTTTTCATAATTCTCGTTAAACATCCGAACAGAACTTAATGGTTGTTAACTGATAGGGACCATTGTAGCAATTAGTAAGATGAGTCGGTGATATCAGTGCAACTATTGTCGAGTTTTTTTTAACAGGATAGAAAAGGAGAATATtggataaagaaagaaaagaaaaaaaattatatatcaaaaaagacATTATCGAGTTACATGGAAAACTagtgaaattaaaataaaataaaatacaaagttaATAGTGTTATTGagttagaaagaaaagaagggaaaggaaagggaaaaaaaactataaatttacaattatgtcATTTTCTCTATATAGTTGTCATTAATTAACAaggataaattaataattatatacataacttAAAAACTTTCcatccaaatcctcccaaaaataagagaaaagttttaacatcaaaaaggcaaaaattttcttttcttcatctttcttttcttttaaaaaagaaactcAAAAATGCAAAATAGAAgagtttttaaatcttttattttcctatcatttaaaaaaaaaaaacttgagaatCGAGTGTTAATGTTTGCGTGAAGTTTCAAATGTTTTCCAgtgatattaaaatatatagaataaaCATATGGATCAAAATATAGTGTAGAAGTAAGAACAAAGTATGTAACTGTCTTTACGATTATATTGGcattattaatcaacaaaaaatTTCTAAACTGCCCTTTTCCATTAATAAAtggtatattaattttttttaattaattaaatgtcatAATTAATTGTAGCCTttgattaaattattttatggttaagattGGTTCTCGCAGTTCTCGACAATTtttttggttctcattttaacttttgactatatatatgtaccaGTCTTagtacccgtacgatgtacggtagttatataggttgtatcataaaaaaattcgcATGTGTCTCATACATGATACgtaagtatgaaataaattgaagttaaaataaatcgatgatcgaagctaaattataataatcagtaatgataaatataatttatgtttAGATTGAGTTTggatttatcttaaaattttagaatcacatcaaaattggaacttgtaagcataatggatgacgacaatagccttgtgatttcggatcgtaaactcaatattttgaagtcttcatgttaataactttttataagTAATAGCAGTTgaagaattaagaaagaaacacggacaatttattaatgagaaaacaattaatcaaataaggttataatgtcttttgtatcaATAAGcaaagagttagagtttaattataagtctaataaggaaattgaatctatatataattaaaaaaactaatttaataaaataaataaattaaaatgacacatgtcgatcaacgattacgccacgtgtcattTTTAAGAcatctcaatcatgttttagtttattggtagatggtAATATAAGAGAATAATTGTGTGTACaagaaattaattttgaaaaatgatgaatcaacgtaatttatttatatgtttaaaaatcaatataaaattttaaaaagttaatacatgaattatattaataatgcattcttgagtttattttgtaaaagataagaaaagaaataattagaaaataccttatttattcaaTCTTGAGCTTTTTCAATCAAATAAAGGAAAAAGAATGATATGGAGATTTCGTGCGGTCAGAAATTAATAcgataattttaaagttttaagccCAAAAGTTTTCTTGTCAAATTGGTCAGATTTGGAAGGAAACGAAAAACTTTTATGTGTAATTACCAGTCTAACCTTTAATAAGAcactattataaatattatgaaaaagggtatttttgtaaaaatatatatattttttcctttcctttccacAAACTCAATAATGCACATTATCTACTATAATTTGAGTGTAAGTCGCTTTAGTCTTATTCATTAATTGTTTCAAATGTTTCATTATATGAGTTAAGTTGACTTTTttacttgaaaaaaaaagtttaaaaaaataaaataaagtaactcTCATTGTCGTCTTTCATGGGTTTTAGGTCTCAAATACCGTCTTCGATGGTGTGTGAGAGAGGTTGAggtgtagacagtcttaccacTACCAAAGATAAAAAAGTTGCTTACCAGAGGTTGAATAGGACCACCACTAGTTATTGTTatttcaagtttttgtttattCGGGGGATGACAACCTACCTCTCACTTCCTTTTTCATCACTCACTTCTAACCAATCATATTATGCCACCTTAACTCCACtactcactcaccactcatccaaatttcattgacatccgaccactcactacatttttaattttatttaaacattaaattttcattaaacttaaaacattacataataaataaaaataaaacatacataatacttaaaaaaacattacaaacacattacataataaataaaaacataagtaacataataattttaaaatacataaatactaACACCCGGAATAGTCTGAGTTCACAATACTATCGTTGTCATTACGATGAATGTAGCGGTATGGTTCAAGTGACCCGGCAACGTCGTCAGGTGGAGGAGATACGTACTCCTCCCCCGGGTCAGAGTAGTAAGATACATCCTCACCATCACCGACACTGCCTTGCCAGAATACCCCGTGGTCTAGCGTAAATGTCAAAGTCGTAGAGGCGGTAGTAAGctgaaaaataacttgattcagcCAATCCATCTTCTGACGAAGATACACGAGATACTCACTTTCGTTGCGGTTAAGAACCCGACTGGGAGCCGCCAATCGGTCGATATGGGCTTGGTAAACCGCCTTGTTTTCAGACACGCTATGAATGACGTTGTTTACTCCAGTGCAGTGGCTGGAGTCGTAATTCAGGTGGACTTAGATCGCCATTTCAACATCATGAAGATTCATTGGATTGTTAGCCAGAAGAAGGTAGATTGTGGTAAAATGAGTTTTGTATTTGAAggtaaactttttaaaattagagAGTCGAGTGTGTAAATATGTAGTGTGTAGTATATATAGGAAATgtgaaaaggtaaaaaaaaaaaaaagaagaaaaaaagaagcaaacGACTCCAAATATTCAAAATACAACCGTTGGCTCCTCGATATGCATGCAACAAATGAATGGTCGATCACGTGGTGTGACCACTCATTTTCATACCACCACTCGTGGTGGACTGTTGGCGACGGTGTGGTCATCCATAATGGGTCCATAATGCTTCTGCCCTTAGTAAAACTAGCCCTTGAAGTAAGTATCATTTGTCAGTTAACCCCCTTTAATATAATACTACCACTGATCACAAAATCCCCACAGATACACTCCGTCAATATACTTTCCAAGAATATCCGCCGGCAAGCAAATGGAAGAACAACCCAACAACAATAACGACGGCAGCGGTGGATACTGGTGGTGGGCGGCGGCCAGCGGTGTCCAGCTGGCGTGGGGAATATACTCATTCCGTAAAGGCTACTCCGGTGACTCACGTCTGATGCCATTAAAAGCATTTGGTGTGGCTTCTTTGTTCGTGGGTGCCACCGCCACCGCAACTATCGGAACTTTTAGTGCCTCCGGCATCCACTCGGTAAAGTATTTCTATTAAATTTGTTAGATGATTCAAAGATCGTAACTTTTTGAGGTCTCGATTTGTGTGAACTATGATTAAATAAATCTGTGAATCTCTGATAGTAGCTTTTTGAAAATATCAACAATTTGTTCCCTTAAGTTTCATATCCTACATgtaaattatcaaaattttgattattaGGACTTCAAAAGATGTCAAATTGATTTTCAGGAACACAAACGATGCTTCTTTTCAAATTGATTATTAGGACTTCAAGAATTACTTCATTATTTGTGTTAGGCTTCAAACATTCCTGAAGGCTACAAGTAGCAACTACTTTTAGAGGTTTCCGTGTGCATTCACCATAGAGACTATTTTGTGGTAGTGACTATAGGAGCA
Coding sequences within:
- the LOC122592906 gene encoding uncharacterized protein LOC122592906 isoform X1, with product MASPVPAKSQPLHNFSLPHLKWKNHRSSRSRLAVESSSSPSPPHRSPSYVQRRPSPLHRQSQSESESEPPLEKTLTTDKTKRSNNNNNKICIRFRNSDVAPEVNQNDAAASLATEEDAELLPKTWNLRPRRPPPVNQKQSNINSSNNKIGSLPLPENRIIYNKNVNNKEGSEMKNNDQGNAVMCKKVKFSITLSRDEIEEDIYSLTGSKPARRPKKRPRTLQRQLDTLFPGLWLGSITADTYKVSEALPTKQ
- the LOC122592906 gene encoding uncharacterized protein LOC122592906 isoform X2 codes for the protein MASPVPAKSQPLHNFSLPHLKWKNHRSSRSRLAVESSSSPSPPHRSPSYVQRRPSPLHRQSQSESESEPPLEKTLTTDKTKRSNNNNNKICIRFRNSDVAPEVNQNDAAASLATEEDAELLPKTWNLRPRRPPPVNQKQSNINSSNNKIGSLPLPENRIIYNKNVNNKEGSEMKNNDQGNAVMCKKVKFSITLSRDEIEEDIYSLTGSKPARRPKKRPRTLQRQLDTLFPGLWLGSITADTYKVSEALPTK
- the LOC122591211 gene encoding uncharacterized protein LOC122591211 yields the protein MEEQPNNNNDGSGGYWWWAAASGVQLAWGIYSFRKGYSGDSRLMPLKAFGVASLFVGATATATIGTFSASGIHSVKDAVELGENIRSGLGVKGRG